The DNA region GGCCCGGCCGCTACCGCGCCCCCTCCCCCACCGCGCACTGCAGCTGGCAGGTGGAGGGCGCGAACGGCAAGGCCCTGACGTCGGGCTCCTCCGACACCGGCGAGCCGGTGTCGGTCACCGTCGCGGGGCCGGCCCGCACCTTCACCTCCACAGGCTGCTACGCCTGGCTGCCCGAAGGAGACAAGAGTTGAGCAAGCTGCCCATCGCCGTGGCGATCCCCACGAAGAACGAGGGCCTGAACATCGCCGAGGCCGTGAAGTCGGTGCTCGGGCACTTCGAGGCGGTCGTCGTGGTCGACTCCCACAGCACGGACGACACCGCGAAGATCGCCGAGGAGTGCGGGGCCGAGGTCGTCACGTACACCTGGGACGGGGGGCATCCGCGCAAGAAGCAGTGGTGCCTGGAGAACGTCCGCACCGACCTGGACTGGATCCTGCTGCTGGACGGCGACGAGCGGCTCAGCCCCGGGCTGCTGGCGGAGCTGCGGCGCACGTTCGCCGATCCGGACTCGCCCAAGCCCGCCGCGTACGACATCCCGCTGGGCTACTGGTTCTCGGGGAAGCGGCTGCGGCACGGCTACACGATCCGCAAGCGGTCCCTGACCGACCGCACCCGCTGCCACTACCCGGAGGTCGGGGACCTGGCGGCGCCCGGGATCGGCGAGGTCGAGGGGCACTACCAGCCGGTCGCGCCGACCGTGGGCGCGCTGCACAACCCCATCGAGCACCAGGACCTGGACCCGGTCACCGCCTGGTTCGAGCGGCACAACCGCTACTCGGACTGGGAGGCCTGGCTCGAACACCACCCGGACGTCAAGGAGCAGGTGCGGAAGGTGAAGTCCCGGCAGGGACAGCTCTTCCACAAGGCGCCGTTCAAGCCGCTGGTCTCCTTCGCGTACATGTACGTCTACCGGCGCGGCTTCCTCGACGGGCGTGCCGGGCTGGACTTCGCGCTGGCGATGAGCTTCTACCGATGGCAGATCGCCCTCAAGTCCCGCGAGAAGCCCGCACGTTGACGGGCCGAGCCCTCATCCTCGCCTCCGGCGGACCACGTCCTCGTAGGTCCGCCGGAGGGTGGCGGTGACGGCCTCGATGGTGAACTGGTCGTTGACCAGCTGCCAGGCGGCCTTGCCCGCCTGCTCGGCGGTCTCCGGCTCCAGCAGCTCCAGGATCGCGTCGGCGACCTTACGGGCGTTGGCCGCGTCCTCGCCGACCCGGCTGTCGATGACCCGGCCCGCACCGGCCCCCGACACGTCGGGGCCCTGCCCGCAGGTGCGGGTGATGACGACCGGAGTGCCGACCGACATCGCCTCCAGGACCGAGACCGGGAACGGCTCCTCGATCGCCGGCAGCACGTACACATCGGCCTCTCGCCCGGCGGCGAGGACCTCGTCGTGCTCCAGCGGGCCCACGTGATCGAGGGAGTCCGTGACGCCCAGCTTCCGGGCGAGGGCGAGGGTGCCCGCCAGCGCGCCGGTGTCCGGGCCGGCCAGCACGAAGCGGGCGTCCGGGTGGTGGGCGAGGACGTGCGGCATCGCGGCGATGAAGTCCTCGGGCCGCTTGCGCTCCTGGATGCGGGCGAGGTACAGCACGGTCGGCGGGCGGCCGGGGTCGCGGGCCGGCTTGCGCTCCTGTGGGCGGACACCGTTGACCAGCCGTACGGTACGGGTGAGCGGTACGGGAGCTGCGACGGCGTTCACATCGACCCGCTCCATCTCGGTGAGGTGCAGGACGGCGTCGGCCTCGCGCAGCACCTTGCGGACCCCGAGGACGTCGGTGAGCTGAGCGACCTTCTTCTCGGTGGGGTCGATCATGCCGTGGGTCTGGACGACCAGGGGTGTGCGGGTCGCGAGCGCGAGCAGCGCCGCCGGCAGGGTCACCAGGTCCCGCATCAGATGGACGTGTACGAGGTCGGCGCCGCGCATCATGCGGCGTGCGGTGCGCAGCAGCGCGGCGGAGGTGATGCCACTGACCTCGAACATCGGGAGCAGGTGCCGTGCCTGGAAGAGGTGGACGGGAACTCCTTCCACGTGGCTGGGCAGTTCGTCGCCGGGGAAGCCGTCGCCGAGGGCCATGACGCGTGCGTCGTCGCCGTTCGCCCGCTGGACCTTGGAGAGGTTGAACGCCACCCGGGTCGGTCCGCCGAAGGCATGGTCCGGGGTATGGAGCGTGACAACGTGCAGGACTTTCACCAGAGTTCCCCTCGACTGCGGCCAATAATTCACAGGGTAGTCATCGCGTCCGCACAAGTAGGGCCGATTCGTTAGAGTGTTCAGCGGTCCATCGATCCCGGGGGGGCGCATGACGTCGGTGCACACATCGGCGCAGGAGCAGGCCGCCCGCGCGGTCGCGCGTCCGGAGTGGGCACGGGCCCGGGGCGGCGTCCCGGAGCCGCCCGAGCAGCCGATCGTCTGGTCGATGCTGTCGCGGGCCCTGTCCATGCCGCTCATCCTCGGCCTGGTGTGCTTCCTGCCCGCGGTGATCGCGGCCCAGCCCGGCAGCGGGGTCCGGGACACCGCGTACTGGCTCCAGTTGGTGCTGACCTGCTATGCGGGGGCCCGGCTGGCGACGATGATCCTCTCCACTCGGCGGCGGCTGCTCCAGGGCGTCTTCTGGATGTTCGTGTACATCGCCATGGGCGTGGCGCCGTTCGCCCAGGTGGTGATCGGGCAGACGCCGACGCCGATGGTGGGGCCGCGCCAGGACCTGGTCACGGCCATCGCGATGGTCCTGGTGGGGTGTGCCGCCTTCGACCTGGGGGCGCTGCTGGCCTCGCGGCGCCCGCTGCGGCGCCGTACGCCCTCCACGCGGAGCCCGGGCGCGGGACCGGCCGTGGCGCATCCGCTGCGGCTGCGACTGCTGGTGCTGCTGGCGTTCGCGGCGAGCGCGTTCTACGTGCTGAAGCTGGGCGGGCCCTCGGTCTTCTTCTCCAGCCGGCAGGAGATCAACGAGACCGTCGCGGCGAGCGGGGTGGTCTCGGAAGGGTCCAATGTCGGCTCGGCGTTCATCAAGGGCTTCGGCCAGGTCCCGGCGCTGCTGGCGCTGCTCTTCTACACCCGTCGTCTGGCAACCGACTACCGGGCCCGGCGCACCCCGTCGACGGCACTGGTGTGGGTGGCGCTGGTGGCGCTGAACCTTGTGGTGAACAACCCGGTCTCCAACGCCCGTTACTGGTTCCTGACGGTGCTGCTGGCCTTCGTGTTCACCGCGTTCCCGAGCAGTGCGGCGATCTACCGCATGGTGCTGGCGACGGGGGTGGTGGGGGCACTGGTGGTGTTCCCGTACGCCGACAAGTTCCGGTACGACGACGAAGGACAGCGGCCCGCGCAGTCGGCCTCGGTCTTCGAGCCGCTGGTGATCAAGGACTACGACCAGATGGTGATGTTCGCCAACACCATCTCGTGGGTCGACACCCGGGGCCACACCTACGGACGCCAACTGACGGGCTCTGCGCTGTTCTTCGTGCCGCGCGCGGTGTGGAGCGGGAAGCCGGAGGACACCGGGGTCCGGGTCGGGCAGTGGATGGGGCTGCGGATGACCAACCTCTCGGCCCCGCTGTGGACCGAGTTCTGGGTCGACTTCGGCGCCTCCGGGGTGATCGGCGGGCTCGCACTGATCGGTTACGCGGTGGCACGCACCGACCGCCGGTACGCGCTGGCCGTCACCCGGGCGGGGCCCGGCCCCGGGAGTGTGCTGGCCATCGCCGCGCCGCTGATCGCCGGATACACCTTCATCCTGCTGCGCGGCCCGCTCCTGCAGGCGGCGGGGAAGCTGGCCATCGCCGCGCTGTGTCTGCTGCTGATCAGCACGTTCAAGGAGCAGAGGGCAGCGCGTCGGCGGTGACGGCCTCGTCGGGCGCCGGCTTCCGCCGCCGGATCCGGGCCACCCTGGTCCAGGTGGCGGCGGCCTTGCAGAGCGATCCGAGGCACAGGCCCCAGGCGGCTCCGGGGACGCCTCCGAGGGCGTAGCCCCCCGCCATGAGCGCCACGGCGGCGAGCGAGAACACCACCTGGATGCTCAGGGTGGTGCGCGGGTCGAGCATCCGCAGGGCGAGCAGTCCGCAGGTGCCGACGGCCATCGCCGCGTACTGGCTGCCGGTCGCGGGCAGCAGGGCGGCGGCTGTCGGCCAGGTGTCGCCGAGGAGTTCACGCCCCACCCGGCCGGGCAGCACGGCGAGCACGGTGGCCCAGAGGGCGGCGGTGGCCGCGAGGACGGCGGCGAGCCCCGCCGTCACCCGTACCCGGCGCCGCTCGTCGCCGATGCGGCCGAGGAGCGGGGGGCCGAAGGAGGTGGCGGAGGTGAAGAGCACGTTGAGCGGACCGAACAGCGTGGTCGCCCCGCGGAGCGCGCCGACGAGCAGCGGGTTGCCGACGGCCCCGAGGCCGAGGACGGAGAGCTGGCTGCTCGCGTTGCCGACGCCGAATTCGACGACGAAGCGCCGGCCGAGGTGACCGCGCCGCAGCATCGGCCGCAGCTGCGGCGGGGCCTTCGCGGTGGAGCGGTGCAGCAGTGCGGCCGACAGCAGGAGCGCGGGGAGCGCGGAGAGGCCCCAGGCCACGATCAGCCGGGCCGGGGAGGCACCGTACTCCAGGGCGGACAGGGCGCCCAGCACGCACCCCAGCCGCACCAGGTCGGATCCGAGGGCGAGGTGGGGCTGCTGGAGGGTGGAGAAGGCGTAGCGCAGGGCGTCCTGCCCCAGCACCACCGGCAGGACGAGGCCGAGCATCACCAGGGCGCGGGCGGTGTCCCCGGGGACGAGCAGGCAGACGGCGGCGAGCAGCGCACCGAACGCCGCCGAGGCGAGAAGGGTGAGCAGGACGGCCGAGCGGCAGGCGCCCCGGACGGTCTCGCCCTCACCGCGCCTGAGGACCAGGGGCTGTCCGGTGTGTGCGCCGGAGATGCCCAGCAGCACGGTGAAGACGAGGTAGACGGCGGAGAAGCGGGCGAAGTCGGAGACGGTGGAGAGCCGGGCGGCGGCCACGAGCACCAGGATGTTGGTGAGGGCCGCCACGCCCTGGTCCGCGACCGAGCAGAGGATCGCGGTGCGGGCTCTCACCGCCGGGCGCCGGGGAGGGTGACGGAGCGCAGCCCGAGTGTTTCGGTGGGGTCTCCCGTGATCTCCGGTGCGTCCGGTTCGCCGACCGCACCGCCCGGCCCGCCCGGCCCGCCCGGTCCGCCCGGCCCGCCCGGTCCGCCTCCGGTGCGGCGCCGGGAGGACTTGGGGCGTCGCTCCGCGCGGCGCAGCCCGCGACGGCCGGGATGCAGCAGGGCGCCGAGCACCGTACCGCCCGAGGCGCCGATGATCTCGCGGATGCGTTCCAGGTCGCTCCGGTGGACCTCACGGGGGTCGCAGACGATCATGACGCCCTCGACGCGGTCCACCAGGGCGACCGCGTCGGCGTACGACAGGACGGGCGGGGCCAGCACGACGACG from Streptomyces sp. B1I3 includes:
- a CDS encoding glycosyltransferase family 2 protein; amino-acid sequence: MSKLPIAVAIPTKNEGLNIAEAVKSVLGHFEAVVVVDSHSTDDTAKIAEECGAEVVTYTWDGGHPRKKQWCLENVRTDLDWILLLDGDERLSPGLLAELRRTFADPDSPKPAAYDIPLGYWFSGKRLRHGYTIRKRSLTDRTRCHYPEVGDLAAPGIGEVEGHYQPVAPTVGALHNPIEHQDLDPVTAWFERHNRYSDWEAWLEHHPDVKEQVRKVKSRQGQLFHKAPFKPLVSFAYMYVYRRGFLDGRAGLDFALAMSFYRWQIALKSREKPAR
- a CDS encoding glycosyltransferase, encoding MKVLHVVTLHTPDHAFGGPTRVAFNLSKVQRANGDDARVMALGDGFPGDELPSHVEGVPVHLFQARHLLPMFEVSGITSAALLRTARRMMRGADLVHVHLMRDLVTLPAALLALATRTPLVVQTHGMIDPTEKKVAQLTDVLGVRKVLREADAVLHLTEMERVDVNAVAAPVPLTRTVRLVNGVRPQERKPARDPGRPPTVLYLARIQERKRPEDFIAAMPHVLAHHPDARFVLAGPDTGALAGTLALARKLGVTDSLDHVGPLEHDEVLAAGREADVYVLPAIEEPFPVSVLEAMSVGTPVVITRTCGQGPDVSGAGAGRVIDSRVGEDAANARKVADAILELLEPETAEQAGKAAWQLVNDQFTIEAVTATLRRTYEDVVRRRRG